Proteins from a genomic interval of Micromonospora sp. NBC_00389:
- a CDS encoding ATP-binding SpoIIE family protein phosphatase produces MPGTVGRVPTPATPAPGASTGHSAAAAVLAHDWAGTSLGPSERWDPAIRAVVELVLASPMPMALAYGDDLVLLYNDGYAELLGSKHPTALGRPSAEVHAEIWALPGVGEVIERAYRQGVPFLEKESTLPMGRGRSGVTEQAVFTRSYSPVHDSTGQIVGMLTVAAETTHVTEQLQSLSEVAAALAGTLTLDDVARVALRYAITTFDADSVAFAVDEGGGGWRMVRRVRGELMDEADERLPPLWRRTPVDWSAPVVQAARSGASSFTRDGQPLRETAVDRHDQKIRAMAALPLGTSVVRGGLAVGYGVPHTWSAAERALLAASAELIGQAAERARRFETQHGTAQLLQRSMLPEHLPALPRLRIAARYDPGVDGNAAGGDFYDAFLLPTGGLGVVLGDVAGHDVQAAARMGQVRAALRALALADPAPDAVLTGLDRLVTSLGAEAGTHELFVTVVFGVVDAERQELTLASAGHPAPLIRRCDPDGRSHAEYVDVPTGPPLGLGGRPATTTVAFRPGDTLLLFSDGVVERRRQSLTAGLDALVDAIAKAGSGDPRALCAVATAAVPGGTEDDVAVLAVEHALKPSRSTSIEVPAEPTAPSRVRHWMTGQLAEWRVPESVIGAAVLCTSELTTNALLHAGTAARVAVDLSPERLLVSVADSGTRGTVTRTRTDTLSSRGRGLGLIEELSDAWGTDPTVRGSTVWFEILVPPAEGL; encoded by the coding sequence ATGCCAGGAACGGTCGGGCGAGTCCCCACGCCAGCAACTCCGGCCCCGGGCGCATCCACCGGGCACAGCGCTGCTGCCGCCGTACTCGCCCACGACTGGGCTGGCACCTCGCTCGGCCCGTCCGAGCGGTGGGACCCGGCGATCCGGGCCGTGGTCGAGCTGGTCCTCGCCTCGCCGATGCCGATGGCGCTGGCGTACGGCGACGACCTCGTCCTGCTCTACAACGACGGCTACGCCGAGCTGCTGGGCAGCAAGCACCCGACCGCCCTCGGCCGCCCGTCCGCCGAGGTGCACGCCGAGATCTGGGCGCTGCCCGGTGTCGGTGAGGTGATCGAGCGCGCCTACCGGCAGGGCGTGCCGTTCCTGGAGAAGGAGTCCACGCTCCCCATGGGCCGGGGCCGCTCCGGCGTGACCGAGCAGGCGGTCTTCACCCGGAGCTACTCACCGGTGCACGACAGCACCGGGCAGATCGTCGGGATGCTGACGGTCGCCGCCGAGACCACCCACGTCACCGAGCAGTTGCAGAGCCTCAGCGAGGTCGCCGCCGCGCTCGCCGGCACCCTCACCCTCGATGACGTGGCGCGGGTGGCGCTGCGGTACGCGATCACCACGTTCGACGCCGACTCGGTCGCGTTCGCCGTCGACGAGGGCGGCGGCGGTTGGCGGATGGTGCGCCGGGTACGCGGCGAGCTGATGGACGAGGCCGACGAGCGGCTGCCGCCGCTCTGGCGACGTACCCCGGTGGACTGGTCGGCTCCGGTGGTGCAGGCGGCCCGCTCCGGCGCGTCGTCGTTCACCCGCGACGGGCAGCCGCTGCGGGAGACCGCGGTGGACCGCCACGATCAGAAGATCCGCGCGATGGCCGCGCTGCCACTGGGCACCTCGGTGGTCCGCGGCGGGCTGGCGGTCGGCTACGGGGTGCCGCACACCTGGTCGGCCGCCGAGCGGGCACTGCTGGCCGCCTCGGCCGAGCTGATCGGCCAGGCGGCCGAACGGGCCCGCCGGTTCGAGACTCAGCACGGCACCGCACAGCTGCTGCAACGCAGCATGCTGCCGGAGCACCTGCCGGCCCTTCCCCGGCTGCGGATCGCGGCCCGCTACGACCCGGGGGTGGACGGCAACGCGGCCGGCGGGGACTTCTACGACGCTTTCCTGCTGCCCACCGGTGGGCTCGGCGTCGTGCTGGGCGACGTGGCCGGGCACGACGTCCAGGCCGCGGCGCGGATGGGTCAGGTTCGTGCGGCGCTGCGCGCGCTGGCCCTGGCCGACCCGGCCCCGGACGCGGTGCTGACCGGGCTGGACCGGCTGGTGACCAGCCTGGGCGCGGAGGCCGGCACGCACGAACTGTTCGTCACCGTGGTGTTCGGGGTGGTCGACGCGGAGCGGCAGGAACTGACCCTGGCCAGCGCCGGCCACCCCGCGCCGCTGATCCGCCGCTGCGACCCGGACGGCCGCTCCCACGCCGAGTATGTGGACGTGCCGACCGGTCCCCCTCTGGGGCTGGGTGGCCGGCCAGCCACCACCACCGTCGCGTTCCGCCCCGGCGACACCCTGCTGCTGTTCAGTGACGGGGTGGTGGAGCGCCGCCGGCAGAGCCTCACCGCCGGCCTGGACGCCCTCGTTGACGCGATCGCCAAGGCCGGCAGCGGCGACCCTCGCGCGCTCTGCGCGGTGGCCACCGCCGCGGTGCCAGGCGGAACCGAGGACGACGTGGCGGTGTTGGCGGTCGAGCACGCGCTCAAACCGAGCCGGTCGACGAGCATCGAGGTGCCGGCGGAACCGACCGCGCCCAGCCGGGTCCGGCACTGGATGACCGGCCAGCTCGCCGAGTGGCGGGTACCCGAGTCGGTGATCGGCGCGGCGGTGCTGTGCACCAGCGAGTTGACCACCAACGCGCTGCTGCACGCCGGCACCGCCGCCCGGGTGGCGGTCGACCTCAGTCCTGAGCGGCTGCTGGTCTCGGTCGCCGATTCCGGCACCCGGGGCACCGTGACCCGGACCCGGACCGACACGTTGAGCAGTCGCGGGCGCGGGCTCGGCCTGATCGAGGAGCTCAGCGACGCCTGGGGCACCGACCCGACGGTCCGCGGCTCCACGGTCTGGTTCGAGATCCTCGTCCCGCCGGCCGAGGGCCTCTGA
- a CDS encoding mechanosensitive ion channel family protein has product MLKTLAVGQADIGDAIADTWRSVLLFIPKAVAFIVILVIGWLIARAVLKIVDAALERVNFDRAVERGGIKRALERTKYDASDILARLAYYAVLLFTLQFAFGVWGPNAISDLIAGVVAWLPRAFVAIIVVVVAAAIASAVRDLVTGALGGLSYGKVLADLTAIFIIALGVIAALNQVGIATTVTTPVLIAVLATVAGILIVGVGGGLVKPMQRRWDGWLDRAAEEARAVQQQRQATTAGRGDVERQMADRGGDRTQAMPRVDEQSTMAGGRGTYQSGAADETQQYRP; this is encoded by the coding sequence ATGCTGAAAACCCTCGCGGTCGGGCAGGCCGACATCGGTGACGCCATCGCCGACACCTGGAGGTCGGTGCTGCTCTTCATTCCGAAGGCCGTCGCCTTCATCGTGATCCTCGTGATCGGCTGGCTCATCGCCAGAGCGGTCCTGAAAATCGTGGACGCGGCCCTGGAACGGGTGAACTTCGACCGGGCGGTCGAACGCGGCGGCATCAAACGAGCGTTGGAGAGGACGAAGTACGACGCCAGTGACATTCTGGCCAGACTGGCGTACTACGCGGTACTGCTGTTCACGCTGCAGTTCGCGTTCGGGGTCTGGGGACCCAACGCGATCAGTGACCTGATCGCCGGCGTGGTGGCCTGGCTGCCGCGCGCTTTCGTGGCGATCATCGTGGTGGTGGTGGCGGCTGCGATCGCGAGCGCCGTCCGCGATCTGGTCACCGGGGCGCTGGGCGGGCTCTCGTACGGCAAGGTCCTGGCCGATCTGACGGCGATCTTCATCATCGCGCTCGGCGTGATCGCCGCGCTGAACCAGGTGGGTATCGCCACCACGGTGACCACGCCGGTGCTGATCGCGGTGCTCGCCACGGTGGCCGGCATCCTGATCGTCGGTGTCGGTGGTGGTCTGGTGAAGCCCATGCAGAGGCGCTGGGACGGCTGGCTGGACCGCGCTGCCGAGGAGGCCCGGGCGGTGCAGCAGCAGCGTCAGGCCACGACGGCCGGGCGCGGCGACGTGGAGCGGCAGATGGCCGACCGTGGGGGCGACCGCACCCAGGCCATGCCGCGGGTCGACGAGCAGTCGACGATGGCCGGTGGGCGCGGCACGTACCAGTCCGGTGCGGCCGACGAGACCCAGCAGTACCGTCCGTAG
- a CDS encoding DUF6401 family natural product biosynthesis protein, with translation MRVPFTRVAARSAVDSARSSLAALTVSVGTVGLAAAAARPGLLALVDQHAAAVRDSLDGDRRPLTAAALAGYAEGVRTAALEHGWTLPSGPVDWSEPEWLLTRLLAVCALARSLDRA, from the coding sequence ATGCGTGTGCCGTTCACCCGGGTCGCCGCCCGTTCCGCCGTCGACTCGGCGCGGTCCAGCCTGGCCGCCCTCACCGTCTCCGTGGGCACCGTCGGGCTCGCCGCCGCCGCCGCGCGGCCCGGGCTGCTGGCCCTGGTCGACCAGCACGCGGCCGCCGTGCGGGACAGCCTCGACGGGGACCGCCGCCCGCTGACCGCCGCGGCCCTCGCCGGCTACGCCGAGGGGGTCCGCACGGCCGCACTGGAGCACGGGTGGACGCTGCCGAGCGGCCCGGTGGACTGGAGTGAGCCGGAGTGGCTGCTCACCCGGCTGCTCGCGGTCTGCGCGCTGGCCCGCTCGCTCGACCGGGCCTGA
- a CDS encoding MFS transporter: protein MSTAPAPPRASLLLLAYLAFVSLGLPDGLLGVGWPSIRADFGVPTEAVGLLLTAGTVGYLTSSVLAGFTLARVGVGALLAGSTLLASLALTGYALSPGLAVLAGCALVLGLGSGAIDSGLNAYAAGAFGPRHMNWMHAFFGLGVAIGPLIMTGALSAGLSWRWGYGIVAAAQIALATAFALTVRAWRRGIPGPAESVGTSSASSAPPAVRVPILATLRLPAVWSGALAFALYVAIEVAAGLWAFLLLTDGRGLSAVVAGGCVSAYWGSLFVGRVVQGVVAERLGATLVLRASLAGMAVGAALIAVPGPAALAVLGLVVVGFAAAPVFPLLTLTTGDRVGAAHADRAIGLQIGAAGVGGALVPAGLGMLIGNTSVQVLGSALLVLALALIALYELGAHRSAGRRGPEQPGPDGPAPVEPGSDQPGTPVRSGTAQAGTPVQFRTGQVGGDGQTSGPVRPVVDGR, encoded by the coding sequence GTGTCCACCGCGCCCGCGCCACCCCGCGCCTCGTTGCTCCTGCTGGCCTACCTCGCCTTCGTCAGTCTCGGCCTGCCCGACGGGCTGCTCGGCGTCGGCTGGCCCTCGATCCGGGCCGACTTCGGCGTACCGACCGAGGCGGTCGGGCTGTTGCTCACCGCGGGCACCGTCGGCTACCTCACCTCCAGCGTGCTGGCCGGGTTCACGCTGGCCCGTGTCGGCGTGGGCGCGTTGCTCGCCGGCAGCACCCTGCTGGCCAGCCTGGCGCTGACCGGGTACGCCCTGAGCCCCGGGCTGGCCGTGCTGGCGGGCTGCGCGCTGGTGCTCGGGCTGGGTTCTGGCGCGATCGATTCCGGGCTCAACGCGTACGCCGCCGGGGCCTTCGGCCCGCGACACATGAACTGGATGCACGCTTTCTTCGGCCTGGGCGTGGCGATCGGCCCGCTGATCATGACCGGGGCGTTGAGCGCGGGGCTGTCCTGGCGGTGGGGGTACGGCATCGTGGCCGCGGCCCAGATCGCCCTCGCCACCGCGTTCGCGCTCACCGTGCGGGCCTGGCGGCGCGGCATCCCGGGCCCCGCCGAGTCGGTCGGGACGTCATCGGCTTCGTCCGCCCCGCCGGCGGTCCGGGTCCCGATCCTGGCGACTCTGCGGCTGCCGGCGGTCTGGTCGGGGGCGCTGGCCTTCGCGCTGTACGTGGCCATCGAGGTGGCCGCCGGGTTGTGGGCGTTCCTGTTGCTGACCGACGGACGCGGGCTGAGCGCCGTGGTGGCCGGCGGCTGTGTCTCCGCGTACTGGGGCAGCCTCTTCGTCGGTCGGGTGGTGCAGGGCGTGGTGGCCGAGCGGCTGGGGGCCACGTTGGTGCTGCGCGCCAGCCTGGCCGGGATGGCCGTCGGCGCGGCGCTGATCGCCGTACCCGGGCCGGCCGCGCTGGCCGTGCTCGGTCTGGTCGTGGTCGGATTCGCCGCCGCGCCGGTGTTCCCGCTGCTCACCCTGACCACCGGCGACCGGGTCGGCGCGGCGCATGCGGACCGGGCTATCGGGCTCCAGATCGGCGCCGCCGGTGTCGGTGGCGCGCTGGTGCCGGCCGGGCTCGGCATGCTGATCGGCAACACGTCTGTGCAGGTGCTCGGCTCGGCCCTGTTGGTGCTCGCGCTGGCGCTGATCGCGCTGTACGAGCTGGGCGCCCACCGGTCCGCCGGCCGGCGCGGCCCGGAACAGCCCGGACCCGATGGGCCCGCGCCCGTCGAGCCCGGGTCGGATCAGCCCGGGACGCCCGTTCGGTCCGGGACCGCTCAGGCGGGGACGCCCGTTCAGTTCCGGACCGGTCAGGTCGGCGGGGACGGTCAGACGTCCGGTCCGGTACGGCCGGTGGTCGACGGGCGGTAG
- a CDS encoding SRPBCC family protein, which produces MSGVTEHVDVSVPVRTAYDQWTQFEEFPEFMEGVREVRQLSETMTHWTVDIAGVKREFDAEITEQLPDERVAWRSTGGTQQAGVVTFHRLDQDKTRITLQLEFEPHGVIEQAGDKFGIVDRRAKGDLERFKTFIERRGQETGAWRGTVDRPQP; this is translated from the coding sequence ATGAGTGGCGTGACCGAACATGTCGATGTTTCCGTACCCGTGCGCACCGCGTACGACCAGTGGACGCAGTTCGAGGAGTTCCCCGAGTTCATGGAGGGCGTCCGGGAGGTCCGGCAGCTCTCCGAGACGATGACCCACTGGACGGTGGACATCGCCGGGGTGAAGCGCGAGTTCGACGCCGAGATCACCGAGCAACTCCCCGACGAGCGCGTCGCCTGGCGCTCCACCGGCGGCACCCAGCAGGCCGGCGTGGTGACCTTCCACCGGCTGGACCAGGACAAGACCCGGATCACCCTCCAGCTCGAGTTCGAGCCGCACGGGGTGATCGAGCAGGCCGGTGACAAGTTCGGCATCGTGGACCGGCGTGCCAAGGGTGACCTGGAGCGGTTCAAGACCTTCATCGAGCGGCGCGGTCAGGAGACCGGCGCCTGGCGCGGCACGGTGGACCGGCCGCAGCCCTGA
- a CDS encoding DUF2795 domain-containing protein, whose translation MERGNSKHGPRIDDQMSQEVSGLVQGPGTGGSRVDESRVPEPAGEDQPETTTAPAGDLRTGAPNGMSSQDVEQRSRLGRFITMSALPGDRAALVANARDNDAPDDIVAALERLPEGTRYQTISEVWAALGNKNETTRW comes from the coding sequence ATGGAGCGTGGCAACAGCAAGCACGGACCGAGGATCGACGATCAGATGAGCCAGGAGGTCAGCGGCCTCGTACAGGGTCCGGGGACCGGTGGCTCTCGCGTCGACGAGTCGCGGGTGCCGGAGCCGGCCGGCGAGGACCAGCCGGAGACGACCACCGCCCCGGCCGGTGATCTGCGCACCGGCGCGCCCAACGGCATGAGCTCGCAGGACGTCGAGCAGCGCAGTCGGCTCGGACGGTTCATCACGATGAGCGCCCTGCCCGGCGACCGCGCGGCGCTGGTCGCCAACGCGCGGGACAACGATGCGCCGGACGACATCGTGGCGGCGCTGGAACGGCTGCCCGAGGGCACCCGGTACCAGACGATCTCCGAGGTGTGGGCCGCGCTCGGCAACAAGAACGAGACAACCCGCTGGTGA
- a CDS encoding YihY/virulence factor BrkB family protein: MTTTEPGTALGGAQGTPLPRRMRQLNWRTWSGVLVRSVRNFVTDNCSDWAAALTYYGVLALFPSTIMVVALVGLVSNGEQTVDTVVELATQMGAGSVVADDSMVEVIRAVVVQESSAKALLSFGLLGALWSASGFIGAFTRASNAVYGVQEGRPVWKLRPLQIGLAAVSLVLLAVVALGLIVSGPVTDAVGDLINAGGLARTVWSVAKWPVLALIMMVLLSLLFWIAPNVQQPRFRWLTPGGAVALVAWAVASFGFGLYVANFGSYDATYGSLGAIIAFLVWLYLSNSALMLGVQINAEVQRGRQLQAGDPDPEEPVLPPRQPADS, encoded by the coding sequence ATGACGACCACGGAGCCCGGTACGGCACTCGGCGGCGCACAGGGCACGCCACTGCCCCGACGGATGCGGCAGCTCAACTGGCGGACCTGGAGTGGGGTGCTGGTCCGCAGCGTTCGCAACTTCGTCACCGACAACTGCTCGGACTGGGCCGCCGCGCTGACCTACTACGGGGTGCTGGCGCTCTTTCCGTCCACCATCATGGTGGTCGCGCTGGTCGGCCTGGTCTCCAACGGCGAGCAGACCGTGGACACGGTGGTCGAGTTGGCCACCCAGATGGGCGCCGGGTCGGTGGTGGCCGACGACAGCATGGTCGAGGTCATCCGGGCGGTGGTGGTCCAGGAGAGCTCGGCGAAGGCGCTGCTCAGCTTCGGTCTGCTCGGCGCGCTCTGGTCGGCGTCGGGCTTCATCGGCGCGTTCACCCGGGCCTCCAACGCCGTCTACGGGGTGCAGGAGGGGCGGCCGGTGTGGAAGCTGCGCCCGTTGCAGATCGGCCTGGCCGCCGTCTCGCTGGTGCTGCTGGCTGTCGTCGCCCTCGGTCTGATCGTCAGCGGTCCGGTGACCGACGCGGTCGGCGACCTGATCAACGCGGGCGGGCTGGCCCGCACGGTGTGGAGCGTGGCCAAGTGGCCGGTGCTCGCCCTGATCATGATGGTGTTGCTGTCACTGCTGTTCTGGATCGCGCCGAACGTTCAGCAGCCCCGGTTCCGCTGGCTCACGCCGGGTGGCGCCGTGGCTCTGGTCGCCTGGGCGGTGGCCTCCTTCGGCTTCGGCCTGTACGTGGCCAACTTCGGCTCGTACGACGCCACCTACGGCAGCCTCGGGGCGATCATCGCGTTCCTGGTCTGGCTCTACCTGTCCAACTCGGCGCTGATGCTGGGGGTGCAGATCAACGCCGAGGTGCAGCGTGGCCGGCAGTTGCAGGCCGGCGACCCCGACCCGGAGGAGCCGGTGCTCCCTCCCCGCCAGCCGGCGGACTCCTGA
- a CDS encoding ChaB family protein encodes MPGREDLPSTLRRSPDKAQRTWEKTHDSAVETYGEGERSHRTAFAAVKHEFEKVGDHWEPKGRKGPSDRQAAGGGPERRAPTAGGVDANASKDHLMSVARKLDVPGRSSMTKPELVTAIEKANDRATRKARGD; translated from the coding sequence ATGCCCGGGCGCGAGGACTTGCCCAGCACGCTGCGACGCTCCCCGGATAAGGCGCAGCGCACCTGGGAGAAGACGCACGACTCGGCGGTGGAGACCTACGGCGAGGGGGAGCGGTCGCACCGCACCGCCTTCGCCGCGGTGAAACACGAGTTCGAGAAGGTCGGCGACCACTGGGAGCCAAAGGGCCGCAAGGGCCCGAGCGACCGGCAGGCCGCCGGCGGTGGGCCGGAACGGCGGGCACCCACCGCGGGTGGGGTGGACGCCAACGCCAGCAAGGACCACCTGATGTCGGTGGCCCGCAAGCTGGACGTACCCGGCCGGTCCAGCATGACGAAGCCGGAGCTGGTCACGGCGATCGAGAAGGCCAACGACCGGGCCACCCGCAAGGCGCGCGGCGACTGA
- a CDS encoding aldehyde dehydrogenase family protein: MYTVTQLVGGVWGAGGAGGELVVHDPADGSPVSKAPVARADEVGKAVGAARDAAAEWAATAPAARAAALHRAADAVAAVTEELAAAVTAEMGKPLADARGGVEAGVSTLRQYAELAPLRGGRTLHGESDALDFMTPQPRGVVAAITPWNDPVAVSCGLLGAALVTGNVVLFKPSERTPATGWLLARALDQALPAGVLSLLTGGPEVGAELAGQEVDVVAHVGSTATGRAIAAATARTGAKVLLENGGSDPLVVDAAVDADWAAGQAALGAFANAGQICVAVERIYVHREVADDFVAALVRRADALRVGPGRDPGTELGPLVDRRHRDHVHGQVTAAVAAGARVCAGGELPDGPGSFYPATVVTDCRHDMPLVREETFGPVAPVVVVDSFDEALRCAADSPYGLAATVLTASMSHAQRAWRELPVGTVKINSVFGGAPGGAAHPRRASGQGFGYGPELLDEFTATKAVHIEAPGGGHW, encoded by the coding sequence ATGTACACGGTTACGCAGCTGGTGGGCGGGGTGTGGGGCGCGGGTGGCGCGGGCGGCGAACTGGTCGTCCATGATCCGGCGGATGGTTCGCCGGTCAGCAAGGCGCCGGTGGCCAGGGCCGACGAGGTCGGCAAGGCGGTGGGGGCGGCGCGCGACGCGGCCGCGGAGTGGGCGGCGACCGCGCCGGCCGCACGGGCGGCGGCGCTGCACCGGGCCGCCGACGCGGTGGCGGCGGTCACCGAGGAGCTGGCGGCGGCGGTCACCGCGGAGATGGGCAAGCCGCTGGCGGATGCCCGTGGCGGCGTCGAGGCGGGCGTCAGCACCCTGCGACAGTACGCGGAGCTGGCCCCACTGCGGGGCGGGCGGACGCTGCACGGCGAATCGGACGCGCTGGACTTCATGACCCCGCAGCCGCGCGGGGTGGTAGCCGCGATCACCCCCTGGAACGACCCGGTGGCGGTCTCCTGCGGGCTGCTCGGCGCGGCCCTGGTCACCGGCAACGTGGTGCTCTTCAAGCCCAGCGAGCGCACCCCGGCGACGGGCTGGCTGCTGGCCCGCGCGCTGGACCAGGCGCTGCCGGCCGGGGTGCTGTCGCTGCTCACCGGCGGGCCGGAGGTCGGTGCGGAGCTGGCCGGCCAGGAGGTGGACGTGGTCGCGCACGTCGGCTCCACCGCGACCGGGCGGGCGATCGCCGCCGCCACGGCCCGCACCGGCGCGAAGGTGCTGCTGGAGAACGGCGGCAGTGATCCGCTGGTCGTCGACGCGGCTGTCGACGCCGACTGGGCGGCCGGACAGGCCGCGCTGGGCGCGTTCGCCAACGCGGGGCAGATCTGCGTCGCCGTCGAGCGGATCTACGTGCATCGGGAGGTGGCCGACGACTTCGTGGCGGCGCTGGTGCGGCGGGCCGACGCGCTGCGGGTCGGGCCGGGCCGGGACCCGGGCACCGAGCTGGGCCCGCTGGTCGACCGGCGGCACCGCGACCACGTGCACGGGCAGGTGACGGCGGCGGTGGCGGCCGGCGCGCGCGTGTGTGCCGGCGGGGAGCTGCCGGACGGGCCAGGGTCGTTCTACCCGGCAACCGTGGTCACCGACTGCCGGCACGACATGCCGCTGGTACGGGAGGAGACGTTCGGGCCGGTCGCCCCGGTGGTGGTGGTCGACTCGTTCGACGAGGCGCTGCGCTGCGCGGCGGATTCCCCGTACGGGCTGGCCGCCACGGTGTTGACCGCGTCGATGAGCCACGCGCAGCGGGCCTGGCGGGAGCTACCGGTGGGCACCGTGAAGATCAATTCAGTCTTCGGCGGCGCACCGGGCGGCGCCGCGCACCCGCGCCGGGCCAGCGGGCAGGGCTTCGGGTACGGCCCGGAGCTGCTGGACGAGTTCACCGCCACGAAGGCGGTGCACATCGAGGCCCCCGGCGGCGGGCACTGGTAG